The following coding sequences are from one Streptomyces sp. NBC_01232 window:
- a CDS encoding thiamine pyrophosphate-binding protein, with protein MRVYEAMVKGLEDIGVRAAFGGAGENAAGLMLALKHSQQIRPVITRHEQAASFMACGHAMYTNELGFCFATAGPGAFNLFSGLAVAMSDSYPVLAVSGYASRAWQGWGSLNETSGLNGTPDSRAMFAATTKKSFLLTDAADTCDVLEEAVNIAFEGRPGPVHIHVPEDLTHRGVEVTGFRHIRLQVAPVVPDPARVEEIASMLADALARRKRIVALVGFGAIRSGAGAEVRRFIERFQIPLLTTLDGKGIVSEGHPLSVGVFADSGHASAWKAFREADVVLCVGNSLNQHATFNYREDLFENKVLVHVNISETEFRKAYRPDYALLSDARLGVAALHEALDGRVGDVPAAEVDGRDYEARHITHLTGKIHPGELAQTIGRMLPPGGVLLADAGAHLAWLSYYVELEEGQNFRKVGSFGPMAGHVNGAIGMKLAHPERTVVVGCGDGCYSLSGFELMTAVENDIPVIWIIFDDQEFKLIKLFQLVTYGETGLVEFQNPDFAAYAQACGAEGHRVETLEEFEKAFREALASGRPSLIDARITRWAVPHYSPSPDGVIAGLVETIEARLRG; from the coding sequence ATGAGGGTTTACGAGGCCATGGTCAAGGGCCTGGAAGACATCGGAGTACGGGCCGCTTTCGGCGGTGCCGGAGAGAACGCCGCCGGCCTGATGCTCGCGCTCAAGCACTCTCAGCAGATCAGGCCGGTCATCACACGGCATGAACAGGCCGCGTCCTTCATGGCGTGCGGCCACGCGATGTACACGAACGAACTGGGATTCTGCTTCGCGACGGCCGGGCCGGGTGCATTCAACCTGTTCTCCGGTCTGGCCGTGGCGATGTCCGACTCCTACCCCGTCCTCGCGGTCTCGGGATACGCCTCCAGGGCATGGCAGGGCTGGGGCTCCCTGAACGAGACCTCGGGCCTGAACGGGACGCCCGACTCCCGGGCCATGTTCGCCGCCACGACGAAGAAGTCCTTCTTGCTCACCGATGCCGCCGACACGTGTGACGTGCTCGAGGAAGCCGTCAACATCGCCTTCGAGGGAAGGCCCGGGCCGGTGCACATCCACGTGCCCGAGGACCTCACCCACCGCGGTGTCGAGGTGACGGGCTTCCGGCACATCCGGCTCCAAGTGGCCCCGGTCGTCCCGGATCCGGCCCGTGTGGAGGAGATCGCCTCGATGCTGGCCGACGCCCTCGCACGGCGCAAGCGCATCGTGGCGCTCGTCGGGTTCGGCGCGATCCGCAGCGGAGCGGGAGCGGAGGTCCGCCGCTTCATCGAACGGTTCCAGATCCCCCTGCTCACCACACTGGACGGCAAGGGCATCGTCTCCGAGGGGCACCCGCTCTCGGTGGGCGTCTTCGCGGACAGCGGGCACGCCAGCGCGTGGAAGGCGTTCCGCGAGGCCGATGTCGTTCTGTGCGTCGGCAACTCCCTCAATCAGCACGCCACCTTCAACTACCGCGAAGACCTCTTCGAGAACAAGGTGCTCGTCCATGTGAACATCTCGGAGACCGAGTTCCGCAAGGCCTACCGGCCCGACTACGCGCTGCTCTCCGACGCCCGCCTCGGGGTGGCCGCCCTCCACGAGGCACTCGACGGACGGGTCGGCGACGTCCCGGCGGCCGAGGTCGACGGCCGGGACTACGAAGCCCGTCACATCACGCACCTGACCGGAAAGATCCACCCGGGTGAGCTGGCCCAGACGATCGGCAGGATGCTGCCCCCAGGAGGTGTTCTGCTCGCCGACGCGGGAGCACATCTCGCCTGGCTGAGCTACTACGTCGAGCTGGAGGAGGGGCAGAACTTCCGCAAGGTCGGTTCCTTCGGCCCGATGGCCGGCCATGTCAACGGCGCCATCGGCATGAAGCTCGCACATCCGGAGCGGACCGTCGTCGTCGGGTGCGGTGACGGGTGCTACTCGTTGTCCGGTTTCGAGCTGATGACCGCCGTCGAGAACGACATCCCCGTCATCTGGATCATCTTCGACGACCAGGAATTCAAGCTGATCAAACTGTTCCAGCTCGTCACCTACGGGGAGACGGGGCTCGTCGAGTTCCAGAACCCCGACTTCGCCGCGTACGCGCAGGCATGCGGCGCCGAGGGCCACCGAGTCGAGACGCTGGAGGAGTTCGAGAAGGCGTTCCGTGAAGCGCTCGCCTCCGGCAGGCCCTCCCTCATCGACGCCCGGATCACGCGATGGGCCGTCCCCCATTACAGCCCCTCGCCCGACGGCGTCATCGCCGGCCTCGTCGAGACCATCGAGGCACGCTTGCGCGGCTGA
- a CDS encoding DUF5995 family protein, translating into MTGDPTASAAAASAAAAAAAADKVAGVVAELAARVERYDALRDPRAVFAYTYFRLTSDLAAALRANSLSFRAPEWVADLSVALAAEYFTAMDAIDTWRGPVPDARPGGEVLSADLPETVPRPWRDVYAASTVRHSYVLEELLFSMMAHMSYDLPLALRVLAARGDIHHRIADFHRMNDLLASSVDVAQDEIAARYCRRLSSLDRLFVRDDELFTNYGIRVARGLAWFNCDRLLDPGASGEAMGSISRSTAAFISEFRSPDDWRRRRALQVLRGLIPSRRQWPPPGTPIERGGLPG; encoded by the coding sequence ATGACCGGGGACCCGACGGCCTCTGCCGCCGCTGCCTCTGCGGCTGCCGCTGCCGCTGCCGCCGACAAGGTCGCCGGGGTCGTCGCAGAGCTCGCCGCCCGCGTCGAGCGGTACGACGCCCTGCGGGACCCACGCGCCGTGTTCGCCTACACCTACTTCCGGCTCACCTCCGACCTCGCCGCCGCTCTGCGTGCGAACAGTCTGTCGTTCAGGGCGCCCGAGTGGGTCGCCGACCTGTCCGTCGCCCTCGCTGCGGAATATTTCACGGCGATGGACGCCATCGACACCTGGCGGGGCCCCGTCCCCGATGCCCGGCCCGGCGGGGAAGTCCTCTCCGCAGATCTTCCGGAAACCGTGCCTCGACCCTGGCGGGACGTCTACGCCGCCTCGACCGTGCGGCACTCCTACGTCCTGGAGGAGCTGCTCTTCTCGATGATGGCGCACATGTCCTACGATCTGCCGCTGGCGCTGCGGGTCCTGGCCGCGCGCGGGGACATCCACCACCGCATCGCCGACTTCCACCGCATGAACGACCTGCTGGCCTCCTCCGTCGACGTGGCCCAGGACGAGATCGCCGCCCGCTACTGCCGCCGGCTGAGCTCGCTGGACCGCTTGTTCGTCCGCGACGACGAACTCTTCACCAACTACGGGATCCGGGTCGCCCGGGGCCTGGCCTGGTTCAACTGCGACCGGCTCCTGGATCCGGGTGCGAGCGGTGAGGCGATGGGCTCCATCAGCAGGTCCACGGCAGCGTTCATCTCCGAGTTCCGCTCACCGGACGACTGGAGGCGCCGCCGCGCCCTCCAGGTCCTGCGGGGACTGATCCCCTCCCGTCGGCAGTGGCCGCCGCCGGGGACGCCCATCGAGAGGGGCGGACTGCCCGGCTGA
- a CDS encoding CU044_2847 family protein has protein sequence MAPLARIPLEGGGYVLVEAPDTAEGPVKAGRISDAIHDLPETLQEALGPVTEAARVALDQLRKARPDDITVQFGIDLSVAAGAVIAKTGAGCHLTVTMAWRGGDPGHLRAPYERPE, from the coding sequence GTGGCACCTCTCGCTCGGATCCCACTGGAGGGCGGGGGCTACGTCCTGGTCGAGGCTCCGGACACGGCCGAGGGGCCCGTGAAGGCCGGCCGCATCAGCGACGCCATCCACGACCTCCCGGAAACGCTGCAGGAGGCGCTCGGTCCGGTCACGGAAGCAGCGCGCGTGGCCCTCGATCAGCTGCGCAAGGCCCGCCCCGACGACATCACCGTCCAGTTCGGCATCGACCTCTCGGTCGCCGCCGGGGCCGTGATCGCCAAGACCGGCGCAGGCTGCCACCTGACGGTGACCATGGCGTGGAGGGGCGGCGATCCCGGCCATTTGCGGGCACCGTACGAACGACCGGAGTGA
- a CDS encoding alpha/beta fold hydrolase, translated as MAEHRFRIGAAAAATALGFLTALAPSPVGAAPPRTGATGVDGTGPGKAPASRFVPGPCPRTPEPIEALATARCGFLEVPENRTGPGGRTIRLAVAVIPATSANPARDPVVFMSGGPGGETFDDIPFLVSSGLNRDRDLIIMAQRGNLYDKPDLACPELDRFYATSVGLPSYAPQTERLLLDAVKQCRDRLTADGTDLSAYNSTENAADFADLRTALGIEQWNVYGHSYGSNLAMTYLRLHPQGIRAVALDSIAPPQSVSLPFAWTGAREGLDHLYKACAAEPRCKSRYPDLERTLNEQVRKLEARPLTLNVRPPQGGDPVKVVLDGGALVNLLVAKAIPFADVPAAIDELRSGRPERFARARAAGSLQVVGQTAHGLTNSVVCSEWVPDHSASDVLKAGREAFPDWPEPVLAQAPQLAFQEQVCRVWNVPDRTATQRVAPVSSVPTLFLNGTFDMKTGASWAQRTARTLPRSATVQIPGIGHWVVPQSPCAQKVLASFLTRPTAPDTGCVASLRWEPFTIIPK; from the coding sequence ATGGCAGAGCACCGTTTCCGCATCGGGGCAGCAGCTGCCGCGACCGCTCTGGGATTCCTGACAGCACTGGCCCCGAGTCCGGTGGGCGCCGCACCGCCCCGCACCGGTGCCACCGGTGTCGATGGCACCGGGCCCGGCAAGGCCCCCGCGTCACGCTTCGTACCGGGTCCCTGCCCCAGGACGCCTGAGCCGATCGAAGCGCTGGCCACCGCCCGGTGCGGATTCCTGGAGGTCCCGGAGAACCGCACCGGCCCCGGCGGCCGGACCATCCGGCTGGCCGTGGCGGTCATCCCGGCCACCTCCGCGAACCCGGCCCGGGATCCCGTGGTGTTCATGTCGGGCGGCCCCGGTGGTGAGACCTTCGACGACATCCCGTTCCTGGTCTCCTCCGGCCTGAACCGGGATCGCGACCTGATCATCATGGCCCAGCGCGGCAATCTCTACGACAAGCCCGACCTCGCCTGCCCGGAGCTGGACCGCTTCTACGCCACGTCCGTGGGGCTCCCCTCCTACGCGCCGCAGACGGAACGGCTCCTGCTCGACGCGGTGAAGCAGTGCCGGGACCGTCTGACCGCCGACGGGACCGACCTGAGTGCCTACAACAGCACCGAGAACGCCGCCGACTTCGCCGACCTGCGCACGGCGCTCGGCATCGAGCAGTGGAACGTCTACGGCCACTCCTACGGCAGCAACCTGGCCATGACCTACCTGCGCCTGCACCCCCAGGGGATCCGCGCGGTCGCGCTCGATTCCATCGCCCCTCCCCAGTCCGTCTCCCTGCCCTTCGCCTGGACCGGCGCCCGGGAGGGCCTCGACCACCTCTACAAGGCATGCGCTGCGGAGCCCCGTTGCAAGAGCCGCTATCCGGACCTCGAGCGCACCCTGAACGAGCAGGTGCGAAAGCTGGAAGCCCGGCCGCTGACGCTGAACGTCCGGCCGCCGCAGGGCGGAGACCCGGTGAAGGTCGTCCTCGACGGCGGCGCGCTGGTGAACCTGCTGGTCGCCAAGGCGATTCCGTTCGCCGACGTCCCGGCGGCGATCGACGAACTCCGCAGCGGACGTCCGGAGCGCTTCGCCCGGGCCCGCGCCGCCGGTTCGCTCCAGGTCGTCGGCCAGACCGCCCACGGTCTGACGAATTCGGTGGTGTGCAGCGAGTGGGTGCCGGATCACTCGGCGTCCGACGTGCTGAAGGCGGGCCGCGAGGCGTTCCCCGACTGGCCGGAGCCGGTCCTGGCCCAGGCGCCTCAACTGGCCTTCCAGGAACAGGTGTGCCGGGTCTGGAACGTCCCGGACCGCACCGCCACGCAGCGGGTGGCTCCCGTGAGCTCGGTGCCGACGCTCTTCCTCAACGGGACGTTCGACATGAAGACCGGGGCGAGCTGGGCGCAGAGGACGGCCCGTACGCTGCCCCGATCGGCCACCGTGCAGATCCCCGGCATCGGGCACTGGGTGGTCCCGCAGTCGCCCTGCGCCCAGAAGGTGCTGGCGTCCTTCCTCACCCGTCCGACCGCGCCCGACACCGGCTGCGTGGCGAGCCTCAGGTGGGAACCGTTCACGATCATCCCGAAGTGA
- a CDS encoding alpha/beta hydrolase, whose translation MGAKTDPHNFGHISHGLAYGVFCSEWMPYETDAQVLRAGREAFPAFPSSVLAQAPQLPFLREDCDEAWNIPAAPRSVRDVTRSDIPTLVVSGGFDAQTGADNGPYVARTLSRATVVTIPYVPHGAIVYSKCAQAITVSFFDTATAPDTACVKDLKPPQFEIAP comes from the coding sequence GTGGGCGCCAAGACCGATCCGCACAACTTCGGCCACATCTCCCACGGCCTCGCCTACGGCGTGTTCTGCAGCGAGTGGATGCCGTACGAAACCGACGCCCAGGTCCTGCGGGCCGGCCGGGAAGCGTTCCCGGCCTTCCCCTCCTCGGTCCTGGCCCAGGCGCCGCAGCTTCCCTTCCTGCGCGAGGACTGCGACGAGGCCTGGAACATCCCGGCGGCCCCCCGCTCGGTCCGGGACGTCACGCGCAGCGACATCCCTACCCTCGTTGTCTCAGGCGGCTTCGACGCCCAGACCGGCGCCGACAACGGCCCGTACGTCGCCCGCACCCTGAGCCGCGCCACGGTCGTCACGATCCCCTACGTGCCCCACGGGGCGATCGTCTACTCGAAGTGCGCCCAAGCCATCACCGTCTCCTTCTTCGACACCGCGACCGCCCCGGACACTGCCTGTGTCAAGGACCTCAAGCCCCCGCAGTTCGAGATCGCTCCATGA
- a CDS encoding serine hydrolase domain-containing protein, with amino-acid sequence MVSLCTAGGAMVAVVLAGVANPQAHATADDREKRSAEVLQELVPSPGGPGCAAAVGRRGSVVWEAGRGKADLTAGRAITSKTVFDMASNSKQFTAEAVLLLAGRHQLALNESLSDFLDSPPAWTRDVTLGDLMRHTSGITDYQDLLEAKGIKLTDPAGQKEAIAAILGSRPEDPPGERFSYSNSNYVLLAHVVERVTGKPFATFLQQEFFAPLHLRMALSPAVDVPGKAKSYDEKDGSFTSVSSPWKQYGDGSVQTTPGEFVRWADNYRTGRIGGKELLTGVTEGAVSVGDVLRRRGIEEGRYGAGILLLPDRSLVHRGDWEGFHSTFIVSPDRNTAVTVACNVDSPDNFGAANRLLDIWAK; translated from the coding sequence ATGGTGTCGCTCTGCACCGCCGGGGGCGCCATGGTTGCGGTAGTACTGGCCGGTGTCGCAAACCCGCAGGCACACGCGACCGCTGACGACCGCGAGAAGCGGAGCGCGGAGGTTCTCCAGGAGCTGGTGCCTTCTCCTGGTGGTCCGGGCTGTGCGGCAGCTGTCGGCAGGCGGGGAAGCGTTGTCTGGGAGGCGGGGAGAGGGAAGGCCGATCTGACGGCCGGGCGAGCCATCACCTCCAAGACGGTCTTCGACATGGCATCCAACTCCAAGCAATTCACCGCAGAAGCCGTCCTTTTGCTGGCCGGGCGGCACCAACTCGCGTTGAACGAATCCCTGTCCGATTTTCTCGACAGCCCGCCCGCCTGGACGCGGGACGTCACGCTGGGCGATCTGATGCGTCATACCAGCGGCATCACCGACTATCAGGATCTGCTGGAGGCCAAAGGCATCAAGCTGACGGATCCGGCAGGCCAGAAGGAAGCGATCGCAGCCATCCTCGGCTCACGGCCGGAAGATCCGCCAGGTGAGCGCTTCTCCTACTCCAACTCCAACTACGTTCTCCTGGCGCATGTCGTCGAGAGGGTCACCGGCAAGCCGTTCGCGACCTTCCTCCAACAGGAATTCTTCGCCCCGCTGCACCTGCGCATGGCTCTGTCCCCTGCGGTGGACGTTCCCGGCAAGGCGAAGTCGTACGACGAGAAGGACGGCTCCTTCACTTCCGTTTCCTCCCCCTGGAAACAGTACGGAGACGGGTCCGTCCAAACGACTCCTGGGGAATTCGTCCGCTGGGCCGACAATTACCGCACCGGTCGCATCGGTGGAAAGGAATTGCTCACCGGCGTCACCGAGGGAGCGGTGAGTGTGGGTGACGTTCTGCGCCGCCGCGGCATCGAAGAAGGGCGGTACGGGGCCGGAATCCTCCTTCTCCCCGACAGGAGCCTGGTGCACCGCGGCGACTGGGAGGGATTTCACAGCACCTTCATCGTGAGCCCGGACCGCAACACTGCCGTAACCGTCGCGTGCAACGTGGATTCCCCCGACAATTTCGGCGCGGCCAATCGGTTGCTGGACATATGGGCCAAATGA
- a CDS encoding alpha/beta fold hydrolase gives MPKPRIHAVTAAAALAFLAALGPTPSSASSTPVQAAGPSPAAPRFVPGACPKPPEPIEALSDAECGFLEVPENRSRPDSRIIRLAVARIPAAAEKPAADPVVFMAGGPGADTFDDIPFLIDSGLNKDRELIVMAQRGNLYNRPNLACPELDRFNEQAVGLGSDSQQAEQIMLKAVKDCRGRLTADGADLSAYNSTENAADFADLRRALDIPQWNVYGYSYGSDLALTYLRLHPEGIRAVAIDSVVPPQTVTLPWGWSSAAEGIDNIFAACAVQPACKDRYPDLPRLLTEQVRKLEANPLTLNVTPKGGDKPVRTVLDGGALLNLIVASNPRSKDLPAALDELSRGNPERFAQARAAGSVQKTGEFAHGLTNSIVCSEWAPGYSEADVLQAGRKAFPGWPDTVLAQVPQLPFEYPACGIWNVPDRTDVQRVATVSSVPALVVSGTFDVKTGASWAKDAAGNLSRSTAVEVPGIGHWVVAQSPCAQRVLASFLARPTAPDTGCVDGLEPGPFTIIPK, from the coding sequence ATGCCAAAGCCCCGCATCCACGCGGTGACTGCTGCGGCTGCTCTGGCTTTCCTGGCAGCACTGGGCCCCACGCCGAGCAGCGCCTCATCGACACCTGTCCAGGCCGCCGGGCCCAGCCCGGCAGCCCCCCGGTTCGTGCCGGGCGCCTGCCCGAAGCCGCCCGAGCCCATCGAAGCGCTGAGCGACGCAGAGTGCGGTTTCCTGGAGGTCCCCGAGAACCGTTCCCGCCCCGACAGCCGGATCATCAGACTGGCCGTGGCGAGAATTCCGGCCGCGGCGGAGAAGCCGGCCGCCGACCCGGTGGTGTTCATGGCGGGCGGCCCCGGCGCCGACACGTTCGACGACATTCCGTTCCTCATCGACTCCGGTCTGAACAAGGACCGCGAGTTGATCGTCATGGCCCAGCGCGGCAACCTCTACAACCGGCCGAACCTGGCCTGCCCGGAGCTCGACCGGTTCAACGAGCAGGCTGTGGGCCTGGGGTCCGACTCACAGCAGGCGGAACAGATCATGCTGAAGGCGGTGAAGGACTGCCGGGGCCGTCTGACGGCCGACGGCGCCGACCTGAGCGCCTACAACAGCACGGAGAACGCGGCGGACTTCGCCGACCTGCGGCGCGCGCTGGACATCCCCCAGTGGAACGTCTACGGCTACTCCTACGGCAGCGATCTGGCCCTCACGTACCTGCGCCTGCACCCCGAGGGAATCCGGGCGGTGGCGATCGACTCGGTCGTACCTCCCCAGACCGTGACCCTGCCGTGGGGATGGAGCAGTGCCGCTGAGGGGATCGACAACATCTTTGCGGCGTGCGCGGTGCAGCCCGCCTGCAAGGACCGGTACCCGGACCTTCCCCGACTCCTGACGGAGCAGGTGCGCAAGCTGGAGGCCAACCCCCTGACGCTGAACGTCACACCGAAGGGCGGGGACAAGCCGGTCAGGACCGTCCTCGACGGGGGCGCACTGCTGAACCTGATCGTCGCCTCCAACCCCCGGTCCAAGGACCTGCCGGCGGCGCTCGACGAGCTCAGCCGCGGCAACCCGGAGCGCTTCGCACAGGCTCGCGCCGCCGGCTCGGTCCAGAAGACCGGCGAGTTCGCACACGGCCTGACGAACTCGATCGTGTGCAGCGAGTGGGCGCCGGGGTACTCGGAAGCCGACGTGCTGCAGGCGGGGCGCAAGGCCTTCCCCGGGTGGCCGGACACGGTCCTGGCCCAGGTGCCGCAGCTGCCGTTCGAGTATCCGGCGTGCGGGATCTGGAACGTTCCGGACCGCACGGACGTCCAGCGGGTGGCCACGGTCAGCTCGGTGCCGGCGCTCGTCGTCTCCGGCACGTTCGACGTGAAGACCGGAGCGAGCTGGGCGAAGGACGCGGCCGGGAACCTGTCCCGCTCGACGGCCGTGGAGGTCCCCGGGATCGGCCACTGGGTGGTAGCGCAGTCGCCGTGCGCGCAACGCGTACTGGCCTCGTTCCTCGCTCGCCCGACCGCGCCCGACACCGGTTGCGTGGACGGTCTCGAACCCGGACCGTTCACGATCATCCCGAAGTGA
- a CDS encoding alpha/beta fold hydrolase, with protein sequence MTLHQAPRRRRTTGRLLATSAGMATGLLVTGLLAAPSQAEPSPDTTTGAPIGTTARTVGDARYEPGPCPKTPEPIEALEGARCGTLTVPENRAEPGSRTIELGVAIVPAKSDHPKPDPIVWLAGGPGDDAVGEAKLAIDGGLNRDRDVIFMSQRGTYSADPDALCPNIDEFNARVVGLVYDAPSTERQHVEATKACRDKLVASGIDLSAYNDTESAADYDDLRKALGIGQWNLYGISYGTNLALAYMRLHPDGLRSVGLDGILPPSTGGSASTWKSFRQGTDGLFKACAEQPACNKRYPNLSATFEKLVNDLEAKPVTTTVTLPGSDKPVKVVLDGGMLVNWLTSATHTAESVPRALDELANGNPQRVAQQWASWRTNPKGIGVTSHGLVYGVFCSQWTPYETQEQALKAGQEAFPGFPASVQAQAPLLTSLRPDCDVWNIPPAARSIRDVTSGDIPTLALSGAFDAQTGADNGPYVARTLSNAKVVTIPYEPHVVFATSKCAQDIAVSFFDTPAAPKTDCLNGLEPPEFEIGP encoded by the coding sequence ATGACTCTCCACCAAGCGCCCCGTCGTCGCCGCACGACAGGTCGACTCCTGGCCACCTCGGCCGGAATGGCGACCGGCCTCCTCGTCACCGGCCTGCTCGCAGCGCCCTCCCAGGCTGAGCCGAGCCCCGACACCACCACCGGAGCGCCGATCGGCACGACCGCCCGGACGGTGGGTGACGCCAGGTACGAACCCGGGCCCTGCCCGAAGACGCCGGAACCGATCGAAGCGCTGGAAGGGGCCCGCTGCGGAACGCTCACCGTGCCCGAGAACCGCGCCGAACCGGGCAGCCGGACGATCGAACTCGGTGTTGCGATCGTGCCCGCCAAGTCCGACCATCCGAAACCCGACCCCATCGTGTGGCTCGCGGGCGGCCCCGGAGACGACGCGGTGGGGGAGGCGAAGCTGGCCATCGACGGCGGCCTGAACCGCGACCGTGACGTGATCTTCATGTCCCAGCGGGGCACGTACTCGGCCGACCCCGATGCACTGTGCCCCAACATCGACGAGTTCAACGCACGCGTGGTCGGCCTCGTCTACGACGCGCCGTCCACCGAACGCCAGCACGTCGAGGCCACGAAGGCCTGCCGCGACAAGCTGGTGGCCAGCGGCATCGACCTCAGTGCCTACAACGACACCGAGAGCGCCGCCGACTACGACGACCTGCGCAAGGCGCTGGGCATCGGGCAGTGGAACCTGTACGGCATCTCCTACGGCACCAACCTGGCGCTGGCCTACATGCGCCTGCACCCCGACGGGCTCCGCTCAGTGGGCCTCGACGGCATCCTGCCGCCGTCCACCGGCGGCTCGGCCTCGACCTGGAAGAGCTTCCGGCAGGGCACCGACGGCCTGTTCAAGGCCTGCGCGGAGCAGCCGGCGTGCAACAAGCGCTACCCGAACCTGTCGGCCACCTTCGAGAAGCTCGTCAACGACCTCGAGGCCAAGCCGGTCACCACCACTGTCACGCTCCCCGGCAGCGACAAGCCGGTGAAGGTCGTGCTGGACGGCGGAATGCTGGTGAACTGGCTGACCTCCGCCACCCACACGGCCGAGTCCGTGCCCCGGGCCCTCGACGAGCTGGCGAACGGAAACCCGCAGCGGGTCGCGCAGCAGTGGGCGTCCTGGAGGACCAACCCCAAGGGCATCGGAGTGACTTCGCACGGCCTCGTCTACGGCGTCTTCTGCAGCCAGTGGACCCCGTACGAGACCCAGGAACAGGCACTCAAGGCCGGCCAGGAAGCGTTCCCGGGCTTCCCCGCCTCGGTGCAGGCCCAGGCCCCGCTGCTCACCTCCCTCCGTCCGGACTGCGACGTCTGGAACATCCCCCCGGCCGCACGCTCGATCCGGGACGTCACGAGCGGCGACATCCCCACCCTCGCCCTGTCCGGTGCGTTCGACGCCCAGACCGGCGCGGACAACGGGCCGTACGTCGCCCGTACGCTCAGCAACGCCAAGGTCGTCACGATCCCCTACGAGCCGCACGTGGTGTTCGCCACCTCGAAGTGCGCCCAGGACATCGCCGTCTCCTTCTTCGACACCCCGGCCGCACCGAAGACCGACTGCCTGAACGGCCTCGAACCGCCCGAGTTCGAGATCGGCCCCTGA
- the panD gene encoding aspartate 1-decarboxylase gives MLRTMFKSKIHRATVTQADLHYVGSVTVDADLLDAADLLPGELVHIVDITNGARLETYVIEGERGSGVIGINGAAAHLVHPGDLVILISYAQVEDAEARVFKPRVVHVDADNRIVELGADASAPVPGTDQRRSPHAVAL, from the coding sequence ATGCTTCGTACCATGTTCAAGTCCAAGATCCACCGGGCCACCGTCACCCAGGCCGACCTGCACTACGTCGGCTCCGTGACCGTCGACGCCGACCTGCTGGACGCGGCCGATCTGCTGCCCGGGGAGCTCGTCCACATCGTGGACATCACCAACGGGGCGCGGCTCGAGACCTACGTCATCGAGGGCGAGCGCGGGTCCGGGGTCATCGGCATCAACGGCGCCGCCGCGCATCTGGTGCACCCCGGTGACCTGGTCATCCTCATCAGCTACGCGCAGGTCGAGGATGCCGAGGCCCGGGTGTTCAAGCCCCGCGTCGTGCACGTGGACGCCGACAACCGGATCGTCGAGCTGGGGGCGGACGCCTCCGCTCCGGTGCCGGGTACGGATCAGCGGCGCAGCCCGCACGCCGTGGCTCTCTGA
- a CDS encoding GNAT family N-acetyltransferase translates to MPIEFRDDREAGRLLAVEDGAVVGHIAYFVLADAPHALVAVHTIVDQGHEGRGIAGGLVKTFYRIAAAEGVPVVPLCPYAASWAAKHPDQAPEPADGVVLAAKAQLASASGLW, encoded by the coding sequence ATGCCGATCGAGTTCCGGGACGACCGTGAAGCCGGACGGCTGCTCGCCGTCGAGGACGGGGCGGTCGTCGGCCACATCGCGTACTTCGTGCTCGCCGATGCGCCCCACGCCCTGGTCGCGGTGCACACCATCGTCGACCAGGGCCACGAGGGCCGCGGGATCGCGGGCGGGCTGGTGAAGACCTTCTACCGGATCGCCGCCGCCGAGGGCGTTCCCGTGGTGCCGCTCTGCCCGTACGCGGCGAGCTGGGCCGCGAAACACCCCGACCAGGCGCCCGAGCCGGCCGACGGGGTCGTCCTGGCGGCCAAGGCGCAGCTCGCCTCGGCCTCCGGCCTCTGGTGA
- a CDS encoding aspartate/glutamate racemase family protein, producing the protein MVTGLLLLHTSPVHVPVFDALRDRDHPGAVLRHLVAPELLDRARAEGPESVAPALLGLLAGAGPGPVLVTCSTIGATAESLAPALGAPVLRVDRPMAAYAVRAGARIAVLAALESTLAPTRELLAEEAGERPVSIVTHLVDGAWDRFEAGDTAGYLARVAEAAEEAAVTGADVIVLAQASMAGAADLATGRIPVLSSPAPGLAAGLAMCSAC; encoded by the coding sequence CTGGTGACCGGGCTGCTCCTGCTGCACACCTCGCCCGTGCACGTCCCGGTCTTCGACGCCCTGCGCGACCGCGACCATCCGGGAGCCGTCCTACGGCACCTGGTGGCGCCGGAGCTGTTGGACCGGGCTCGCGCCGAAGGGCCGGAGTCGGTGGCTCCGGCCCTGTTGGGGCTGCTCGCCGGAGCGGGACCCGGGCCCGTGCTGGTCACCTGCTCGACGATCGGGGCGACGGCCGAGTCCCTGGCCCCGGCGCTCGGCGCCCCGGTGCTGCGGGTGGACCGGCCGATGGCCGCCTACGCGGTACGGGCCGGTGCGCGGATCGCCGTACTGGCGGCCCTGGAGTCCACCCTCGCCCCGACCCGGGAGCTGCTGGCCGAGGAGGCCGGCGAGCGGCCCGTGTCGATCGTCACGCACCTGGTCGACGGGGCCTGGGACCGCTTCGAGGCCGGGGACACCGCCGGCTACCTCGCCCGCGTGGCCGAGGCCGCCGAGGAGGCCGCCGTCACCGGCGCCGACGTCATCGTGCTGGCCCAGGCCTCCATGGCGGGGGCCGCGGACCTGGCCACGGGCCGGATCCCCGTACTCTCCAGTCCGGCCCCGGGCCTTGCCGCAGGCCTGGCCATGTGTTCGGCCTGCTAG